A region from the Desulfomarina profundi genome encodes:
- a CDS encoding TolC family protein: MRIRKVIWGAVIILLTCSTASLAAEKQQTDFGFVVNSSEKGNEDYNTFRTKIFKRYSTLIKQMQQMEDNYSSIFSRKSVSGLVIDPGAIPKEYSSWWRSRVNGQINKMVPEVSMDITGLFTRAVKYSSQIKVFSDLPLIRKTAVQEAEGPYDFRIFAETSLRDINEPVGDDLKTGGELRYKENSKNLEYGVRKKFLFGTEVELKQNIGDMDTNSIYFQPKDQARTGTSLSITQPLLKRFGISYNRAYIDLANLDSSIAGEELRRNVESHLLEVARAYWSLYLERSLLVQKERLARKSREIYGQMKSRTAVDVPPSLLARARSQVNAHELGAMQAEYAMLNAQSRIRALVNDPGLLNANGLEIVTSQLPSHERFDIDFHNTLDAALSSRPEIGQAVRHIQSAYLLLNQSENELWPDLDLFFQMYTKGIEGDYQYGDAYSNQFDEGEPSYVAGLRLQYSLGNNGAAARNTRKKLEIRQLLHQLDTTVQNILLEVQVSHREVEKNYRSMVQSYQMMLADDEEVKALYARVDYLLANNDPYGDVLYRLMDALERLTRSEELFTKSELTYNYSLYNLYRAMGSWLKRMIYVLKKKVRTVMDCRQFSLKNSKINCLFVLFVIFSPPGAVTGVAGQQGSDAFLEPNHVVNIASPFRERINVIHVKEGDRVKKGELLVELDSRVLKTKLDLAKEVASFHGLVDSAKASVSMQKNRFIMLQKLAETGNARPQEMIKAKTDLSMAEARLRSAREERRTKKLEVQIIRAMIEEKKLRSPVNGVVVKVYKQEAELAGGGISRTW, from the coding sequence ATGAGAATAAGAAAGGTTATTTGGGGAGCAGTTATTATTCTACTGACGTGTTCTACTGCTTCTTTAGCCGCTGAAAAACAACAGACTGATTTTGGCTTTGTGGTTAACTCGTCAGAAAAAGGGAACGAGGATTACAATACATTCAGGACAAAGATATTTAAGAGGTATTCCACTCTTATCAAGCAAATGCAACAGATGGAGGATAATTATTCCAGTATTTTCTCCCGCAAATCTGTCTCCGGTCTGGTTATTGACCCGGGCGCCATTCCAAAAGAATACAGCTCCTGGTGGCGATCAAGAGTAAACGGACAGATTAATAAGATGGTTCCTGAGGTTTCCATGGACATCACAGGCCTTTTTACCCGGGCTGTTAAATATTCATCACAGATTAAAGTGTTCAGCGACCTGCCCTTGATCCGGAAAACGGCTGTTCAGGAAGCTGAGGGTCCGTATGATTTCAGAATTTTTGCCGAGACAAGTCTGCGTGATATTAATGAACCGGTTGGAGATGACCTGAAAACCGGTGGGGAACTGCGCTATAAAGAGAATTCAAAGAATCTGGAATACGGAGTACGAAAGAAGTTTCTGTTTGGCACAGAGGTTGAACTCAAGCAGAATATCGGCGATATGGACACAAATTCCATCTATTTTCAGCCGAAAGATCAGGCAAGGACAGGAACCTCCCTGTCAATTACCCAGCCGCTGCTCAAGCGGTTTGGTATCAGCTATAATCGAGCCTATATAGACCTAGCAAACCTTGACAGTTCAATTGCCGGAGAAGAATTGAGACGCAATGTGGAGAGTCATCTCCTGGAAGTAGCCCGTGCCTACTGGAGTCTTTACCTGGAGCGGTCACTTCTTGTTCAGAAGGAACGGCTGGCCAGAAAAAGCAGAGAAATCTACGGCCAGATGAAAAGTCGAACAGCCGTGGATGTTCCGCCAAGTCTTTTGGCCAGGGCAAGATCCCAGGTCAATGCCCACGAACTCGGAGCCATGCAGGCGGAGTACGCAATGTTGAATGCCCAGTCCAGGATACGGGCCCTGGTCAATGATCCTGGTCTGCTCAATGCGAATGGCTTGGAAATTGTTACCAGTCAACTGCCATCCCATGAAAGATTTGATATCGATTTCCATAATACTCTGGACGCGGCACTTTCTTCTCGTCCCGAGATTGGCCAGGCGGTTAGACATATCCAATCTGCCTATCTTCTGCTGAACCAGTCCGAAAATGAGTTATGGCCGGATCTTGATCTGTTTTTCCAGATGTACACCAAGGGTATTGAAGGTGATTATCAGTATGGTGATGCATATTCCAACCAGTTTGACGAGGGAGAGCCTAGCTATGTTGCCGGCCTGCGACTCCAGTATTCACTGGGGAATAATGGTGCGGCTGCCAGAAATACCCGGAAGAAACTGGAGATTCGGCAGTTGTTGCATCAGTTGGATACTACGGTTCAGAATATACTGCTTGAGGTCCAGGTCTCACACCGTGAGGTTGAAAAAAACTATCGCTCCATGGTGCAGTCCTACCAGATGATGCTTGCCGACGATGAGGAGGTTAAGGCATTGTACGCACGCGTTGACTACCTGCTGGCAAATAATGACCCTTATGGTGACGTACTGTATCGTCTGATGGATGCATTGGAGCGGTTAACCAGATCGGAGGAACTGTTTACTAAAAGTGAGTTGACTTACAACTACTCTCTCTACAACCTGTACAGAGCAATGGGGTCCTGGTTAAAAAGAATGATATACGTATTGAAGAAGAAGGTTCGGACAGTGATGGATTGCCGGCAATTCTCGTTAAAAAACAGTAAGATAAACTGTCTTTTTGTTCTGTTTGTTATTTTTTCCCCACCTGGCGCCGTCACCGGTGTGGCTGGTCAGCAAGGGAGTGATGCCTTCCTGGAGCCAAATCATGTTGTTAATATCGCTTCTCCTTTTCGGGAACGGATCAATGTTATTCACGTCAAGGAGGGCGACAGGGTTAAAAAAGGTGAACTTCTTGTTGAATTGGACTCCCGTGTACTCAAAACAAAGCTTGACCTGGCAAAGGAGGTGGCATCTTTTCATGGTTTGGTTGACTCTGCCAAAGCCAGCGTCTCCATGCAGAAGAACAGGTTCATAATGTTACAGAAACTTGCGGAAACGGGCAATGCGCGGCCTCAGGAAATGATTAAGGCAAAAACCGACCTGAGCATGGCTGAGGCGCGGTTGAGAAGTGCCCGGGAAGAAAGGCGAACGAAAAAACTGGAGGTGCAGATAATCCGGGCCATGATAGAAGAAAAAAAACTGCGCAGTCCGGTGAATGGAGTTGTTGTCAAAGTATATAAACAGGAAGCGGAGCTGGCCGGTGGGGGGATCAGCCGAACCTGGTGA
- a CDS encoding HlyD family efflux transporter periplasmic adaptor subunit — MSIAQLHPLKARFHLVPLQVEQLKRGSSVVVAVNSIQITGKVDSISPIVNPQSGTMEVVVTIPNGDNSLFSGTLATLLLTEK; from the coding sequence GTGAGTATTGCCCAGCTCCATCCATTGAAAGCCCGTTTTCATCTTGTTCCTCTACAGGTAGAACAGTTAAAGAGAGGCTCCAGTGTTGTTGTTGCAGTAAACTCTATCCAGATAACAGGTAAGGTTGATTCCATTTCGCCCATTGTTAATCCCCAGAGCGGTACAATGGAAGTGGTTGTAACCATCCCGAATGGTGATAACAGCCTGTTCAGTGGGACACTCGCTACTTTACTTTTAACGGAAAAATAA
- a CDS encoding efflux RND transporter periplasmic adaptor subunit, with product MSEHSSYSHSSRKTAVVPDIHKLSEQFLSLPAIAGDERGLVAEFLQLSIGLINGAGGMYQSAARKNPIEPVELFSRQALSWSPELGRILNENGQDALENSRIVSRALEENGAVYLLSCPVGSRDRYRGCLSFVILPGKQPIESFLAVIQLLAVILSSFLDKLESITGVDGEKLLQLTIAVAGIIGHRGRKEAYLYFNEQLRSWAGCDMVAVGSLNDSGQVVLKSLSDVTSVDSRTERSRILMKGLSECVIHQHVDTDSGEGNPVFQEMLHVFSQKHACGLALVNGEGVRRGAVVFFWDGKKKDMRFTDTIRASGQILASALLALENRKGMSGGIIRLNRLRRLKTGAMVAVMAILLGLFSLLPVPFRIHANCSVLPVYKRFVVAGFDGILKQALVQPGDRVQQGQVMAKLDGRETALLKGSLEAERQKALKTRDHHLATGDTAATQIAQLEVLRLEKQIDLLREREHHLVLTSPIDGIVLAGDMMRIQGSPVNKGKVLFEVAPLNKMIVELGVAEENIGYISRGMSVKIRFEAFRNQAWQGEVQRIKPEAEIRNNRNVFLVELEFDNLDDRLRPGMKGKANVEGGKKPLAWIVFRKPWYTFLQLIDSLW from the coding sequence TTGAGTGAGCATTCTTCATATAGCCATAGCAGCCGGAAAACGGCTGTTGTTCCTGATATACACAAGCTGTCTGAACAGTTTCTGTCATTGCCTGCAATTGCGGGGGATGAGCGGGGGCTGGTTGCCGAGTTTTTGCAACTTTCCATTGGCCTGATAAATGGGGCTGGAGGAATGTATCAGTCGGCTGCCCGGAAAAACCCGATTGAACCGGTTGAATTGTTTTCACGGCAGGCTCTTTCCTGGTCCCCTGAGCTTGGTCGGATCCTCAATGAAAACGGACAGGATGCCCTGGAGAACAGCAGGATTGTCTCCCGCGCACTTGAGGAGAATGGGGCTGTTTATCTTCTTTCATGTCCAGTTGGCAGCAGAGACAGGTACCGTGGTTGTCTTTCTTTTGTGATATTGCCTGGAAAGCAGCCGATAGAATCATTTCTTGCAGTTATTCAGCTGTTGGCGGTTATTCTCAGTTCTTTTCTTGATAAGCTGGAATCGATAACAGGGGTTGATGGCGAAAAGCTCCTGCAGTTGACAATCGCAGTTGCCGGTATTATCGGGCATCGTGGCCGCAAAGAGGCCTATCTGTATTTTAATGAACAGCTGCGCAGTTGGGCCGGGTGCGATATGGTAGCTGTCGGTTCTCTGAATGATTCAGGGCAGGTAGTACTGAAATCTTTATCTGATGTGACTTCTGTGGATTCACGCACAGAACGGTCACGTATCCTGATGAAGGGGTTGAGCGAGTGTGTAATTCATCAGCATGTCGATACCGATTCCGGTGAGGGTAATCCCGTTTTTCAGGAAATGCTGCATGTTTTTTCGCAAAAACATGCTTGTGGTCTGGCTCTTGTCAACGGAGAAGGAGTGCGGAGGGGGGCGGTTGTTTTTTTCTGGGACGGGAAAAAAAAGGATATGCGTTTTACTGACACGATCCGGGCCTCCGGCCAGATACTGGCTTCAGCTCTTTTGGCACTGGAGAACAGGAAAGGGATGAGTGGCGGCATAATAAGACTGAACCGGCTCAGGAGACTAAAAACTGGTGCCATGGTTGCTGTTATGGCGATTCTCCTTGGATTGTTCAGTCTCCTTCCCGTTCCCTTTCGAATACACGCGAACTGTTCCGTACTCCCTGTTTATAAGCGATTTGTGGTTGCCGGTTTTGATGGTATTTTAAAGCAGGCATTGGTGCAGCCCGGGGACAGGGTGCAACAGGGCCAGGTCATGGCAAAACTGGATGGTAGAGAAACGGCTCTTCTCAAGGGGTCACTTGAAGCAGAACGACAGAAAGCGCTGAAGACAAGGGATCATCATCTGGCAACAGGAGATACGGCTGCAACACAGATTGCCCAACTTGAAGTGCTTCGACTGGAGAAGCAGATTGATCTGTTGAGGGAAAGGGAACACCATCTTGTTCTCACGAGTCCCATCGATGGTATTGTTCTTGCCGGAGATATGATGAGAATACAGGGCAGTCCGGTCAATAAGGGAAAGGTTCTGTTTGAGGTCGCTCCTTTGAACAAAATGATTGTTGAATTGGGTGTGGCTGAGGAAAATATTGGCTATATCAGTCGGGGAATGTCGGTAAAGATCCGCTTTGAGGCGTTCAGGAATCAAGCCTGGCAGGGAGAGGTGCAACGGATCAAACCCGAAGCTGAAATCCGCAATAATCGAAATGTCTTTCTCGTAGAACTGGAATTTGATAATCTGGACGACAGGCTCCGACCAGGGATGAAGGGCAAAGCGAATGTCGAGGGTGGGAAAAAACCACTGGCATGGATTGTATTCAGAAAACCATGGTATACATTTCTTCAGCTCATTGATTCTCTCTGGTAA